The Epinephelus lanceolatus isolate andai-2023 chromosome 11, ASM4190304v1, whole genome shotgun sequence genome window below encodes:
- the sap30l gene encoding histone deacetylase complex subunit SAP30L, whose amino-acid sequence MNGFSTEEDSHDGPPAPPFYGQSCCLIEDGERCGRSAGNASFSKRIQKSISQKKLKLDIDKSVRHLYICDFHKNFIQSVRNKRKRKTSDDGGESPDHDVEVPEVDLFQLQVNTLRRYKRHYKLQTRPGLNKAQLAETVSRHFRNIQVNEKETLTYFIYMVKSSKSRLDQKGDGGKPLD is encoded by the exons ATGAATGGGTtcagcacagaggaggacagcCACGACGGACCGCCGGCTCCGCCGTTTTATggacagagctgctgtctgatcGAGGACGGTGAGCGCTGCGGCCGGTCAGCTGGAAACGCCTCCTTCAGCAAGAGGATCCAGAAGAGCATATCCCAGAAGAAGCTCAAACTGGACATTGACAAGAGC GTGAGACACCTTTATATCTGCGACTTCCACAAGAACTTCATCCAGAGCGTCCGCaacaagaggaagaggaagaccaGTGATGACGGAGGAGAGTCCCCAGATCATGATGTGGAGGTTCCTGAG GTCGACCTTTTCCAGCTGCAGGTGAACACATTGAGACGCTACAAGCGACACTACAAGCTGCAGACCAGGCCTGGACTCAACAAGGCCCAGCTGGCAGAG acGGTGAGTCGTCACTTCAGGAATATCCAGGTGAACGAGAAGGAGACGCTGACCTACTTTATTTACATGGTGAAGAGCAGCAAGAGCCGCTTGGACCAGAAAGGAGACGGCGGCAAACCGCTGGACTAA